Proteins found in one Elephas maximus indicus isolate mEleMax1 chromosome 11, mEleMax1 primary haplotype, whole genome shotgun sequence genomic segment:
- the LOC126086068 gene encoding zinc finger protein 577-like isoform X2, with protein MTKAQGSLSFEDVAVGFTWEEWQLLDPSQKDLYKDVMLENYNNLVSVGYPATKPDSIFKLEQGETPWIVEGAIHSQTSPGSGMQDQDIVSGRRRRRLPAWEIIVSGKGLRYLTMISIEFQRIQKTKHTLELLVLKNRRK; from the exons GGATCATTATCATTTGAGGATGTGGCTGTGGGCTTCACCTGGGAGGAGTGGCAGTTATTGGACCCCTCTCAGAAGGACCTGTACAAGGACGTGATGTTGGAGAACTACAACAACCTGGTATCAGTAG GGTACCCAGCTACCAAACCAGATTCAATCTTCAAGTTGGAGCAAGGAGAAACACCATGGATAGTGGAGGGGGCAATCCACAGTCAGACCAGTCCAG GTTCTGGTATGCAAGATCAAGATATAGTAAGTGGTAGAAGAAGGAGGAGGTTACCGGCTTGGGAGATCATTGTTTCTGGTAAAGGACTGAGGTATTTGACAATGATTTCCATAGAGTTCCAGAGAATACAGAAGACAAAGCACACCCTGGAGCTACTAGTTCTtaagaacagaagaaaatga
- the LOC126086068 gene encoding zinc finger protein 350-like isoform X1, whose amino-acid sequence MTKAQGSLSFEDVAVGFTWEEWQLLDPSQKDLYKDVMLENYNNLVSVGYPATKPDSIFKLEQGETPWIVEGAIHSQTSPEEIWAIGHTQRHSENQNELKSLERCLQSFTLGDNFGLSKNLVPSTQRYSVFDSHCASLKPHLDFVTQNRREARNDSDEFSGYGKSSVHMKHDKTFSGIKYHGCVKPSSTKSHRDDHRKTNTEEKPYECSECGKVFSRKSLLLIHQRIHTGEKPCVCSECGKAFTWKSRLKRHQQSHTGEKLYGCNECGKSFSQKAYLIVHQRLHTGEKPYECSECGRSFVFKSDLTKHQRIHTGERPYKCSECEKAFRSKSELIQHQRTHTRERSYGCSECGKDFTHMSFLIKHKETHAREKAINSMKVRKPSSGRQSSLYMCKLIQEQNCMNTVPLEMPSSGTQPLNICELQGGKNVVIVKQPFQEVSPQYIIGNFH is encoded by the exons GGATCATTATCATTTGAGGATGTGGCTGTGGGCTTCACCTGGGAGGAGTGGCAGTTATTGGACCCCTCTCAGAAGGACCTGTACAAGGACGTGATGTTGGAGAACTACAACAACCTGGTATCAGTAG GGTACCCAGCTACCAAACCAGATTCAATCTTCAAGTTGGAGCAAGGAGAAACACCATGGATAGTGGAGGGGGCAATCCACAGTCAGACCAGTCCAG aagaaatatggGCGATTGGCCATACGCAGCGGCACTCAGAAAACCAAAATGAGCTTAAAAGTCTGGAAAGATGTCTGCAAAGTTTTACACTTggagataattttggtttaagtaaAAATCTAGTTCCTTCAACACAAAGATACAGTGTGTTTGACTCACACTGTGCAAGTTTGAAACCTCATTTAGATTTTGTTACCcagaatagaagagaagcaaGAAATGATTCGGATGAATTTAGTGGTTACGGGAAATCATCTGTCCACATGAAACATGATAAAACTTTTTCTGGAATTAAATACCATGGATGTGTTAAACCCAGTAGCACTAAGTCACATCGTGATGACCATCGAAAAActaatacagaagagaaaccatatgaatgcagtgaatgtgggaaagTCTTCTCCAGAAAGTCACTGCTCTTGatacatcagagaattcatacaggagagaaaccctgtgtatgcagtgaatgtgggaaagccttcactTGGAAGAGCCGGCTCAAGAGACATCAGCAGTCTCATACTGGAGAGAAGCTCTATGGATGCAATGAGTGTGGGAAATCATTTTCTCAGAAGGCATACCTCATTGTACATCAGAGACTTCACAcaggagagaagccttatgaatgcaGTGAATGTGGAAGAAGCTTCGTTTTTAAGTCAGACCTGACCAAGCATCAAAGAATCCATACAGGAGAGAGACCTTATAAATGTAGTGAGTGTGAAAAAGCCTTTAGAAGCAAGTCTGAGCTTATTCAACATCAACGAACTCATACTAGGGAGAGATCGTATGGATGCAGTGAATGTGGCAAAGACTTTACCCATATGTCATTCCTTATTAAACATAAGGAAACTCATGCAAGAGAGAAAGCGATAAATTCTATGAAGGTGAGAAAACCTTCCTCAGGGAGACAGAGCTCTTTATACATGTGTAAACTCATACAGGAACAAAACTGTATGAATACAGTGCCTTTGGAAATGCCTTCTTCAGGAACTCAGCCTTTAAACATCTGTGAGCTCCAAGGAGGTAAAAATGTAGTGATTGTGAAACAGCCTTTTCAGGAAGTCAGCCCTCAGTACATAATCGGGAATTTTCACTGA
- the LOC126086068 gene encoding zinc finger protein 577-like isoform X3, translating into MTKAQGSLSFEDVAVGFTWEEWQLLDPSQKDLYKDVMLENYNNLVSVGYPATKPDSIFKLEQGETPWIVEGAIHSQTSPVRSTQQHL; encoded by the exons GGATCATTATCATTTGAGGATGTGGCTGTGGGCTTCACCTGGGAGGAGTGGCAGTTATTGGACCCCTCTCAGAAGGACCTGTACAAGGACGTGATGTTGGAGAACTACAACAACCTGGTATCAGTAG GGTACCCAGCTACCAAACCAGATTCAATCTTCAAGTTGGAGCAAGGAGAAACACCATGGATAGTGGAGGGGGCAATCCACAGTCAGACCAGTCCAG TAAGAAGTACACAGCAACatctatga